A single genomic interval of Mauremys mutica isolate MM-2020 ecotype Southern unplaced genomic scaffold, ASM2049712v1 001336F_np12_obj, whole genome shotgun sequence harbors:
- the LOC123358043 gene encoding ras-related protein Rab-17-like → MAPRRTQQVGAGPSMEQAYISKVVLLGSAAVGKSSTAFCRVKNDIRESVPTVGCSFFTQLVCLETATIKLVIWDTAGQEKYHGVCHLYYRGANAALLVFDIARKATFARAKPWLRELEKEFLPDELVIVLVGNKIDLAAQREFTFEEAEEFAKSESLTYMETSAKSNHQVTEVLMAIAPELLK, encoded by the exons ATGGCCCCAAGAAGAACgcagcaggtgggggcggggccatccATGGAGCAAGCCTACATCTCcaag GTGGTTCTGCTGGGGAGCGCGGCCGTGGGAAAGTCAAGCACAGCCTTCTGCCGTGTGAAAAATGACATCAGGGAATCCGTGCCCACTGTGGGAT GTTCTTTCTTCACCCAGCTGGTATGTTTAGAGACTGCCACGATCAAGCTTGTGATCTGGGACACTGCAGGACAGGAGAAATACCATGGTGTTTGCCATCTTTATTACAGGGGGGCGAATGCTGCCCTTCTTGTATTTGACATAGCCAGAAAG GCAACTTTTGCGAGAGCAAAGCCATGGTTGAGGGAATTAGAGAAGGAATTTCTTCCCGATGAGCTCGTGATTGTTTTAGTTGGCAATAAGATAGATCTTGCTGCTCAGCGGGAATTCACCTTTGAG GAGGCGGAGGAGTTTGCAAAGAGTGAAAGCTTAACCTACATGGAAACGTCGGCAAAATCCAACCACCAAGTGACCGAGGTGCTTATGGCCATAG CTCCCGAGTTATTGAAATAG